Proteins found in one Paenibacillus sp. FSL R10-2782 genomic segment:
- a CDS encoding ABC transporter substrate-binding protein produces MRFFRLKSALTLLILTAMVVAAGCSNNTADEKPSNGSDAGAAAGSPVKLTWWHSMSGNGEKAIKQIAADFNASHKDIQVEPVYQGKYDDSLNKLKASLGSNSGPDIIQVYEIGSKFMIDSKMITPVQQFIDADKFDLSQLEPNITRYYTIDGKLNAMPFNTSNPILYYNKDAFKAAGLDPANPPKTYDEFEKAAKALSKDGKSGASIAIYGWFMEQLFANQNADYVNNGNGRNQAATESLLNSDAGVKTLTWWKKMIDEKVVSNLGRNSDDTAKAFSAGQIAMTLDSTASLRNIVEQVGDKFEVGTGFLPRANEAKEGGVVVGGASLYIMNNKPEAQQKAAWEFIKFVASPAVQAQWSVNTGYFPITKAAYDEQVLKDNMVKYPQFQTAVDQLHASAQSMATQGAVMGVFPEARQIVEGAIEAVLSGQQQPKQALDQAAQEITGKIAQYNQTVKK; encoded by the coding sequence ATGAGATTTTTTCGTCTGAAAAGTGCTTTGACCTTGCTCATTCTGACTGCAATGGTTGTTGCAGCAGGTTGTAGCAATAACACGGCGGATGAGAAGCCAAGCAACGGTAGCGATGCGGGAGCAGCAGCAGGTTCTCCAGTGAAGCTGACGTGGTGGCATTCTATGTCCGGTAACGGCGAAAAAGCGATCAAGCAAATCGCCGCTGATTTTAACGCCAGCCACAAGGACATTCAGGTAGAGCCAGTATACCAAGGCAAATATGATGACAGCTTGAACAAGCTGAAAGCGTCGCTTGGCTCCAACAGCGGCCCGGACATCATTCAGGTGTATGAAATCGGAAGCAAATTCATGATCGACTCCAAGATGATCACTCCTGTACAACAATTTATTGATGCAGACAAGTTCGATCTGTCGCAGCTTGAGCCGAATATTACACGGTATTACACCATTGACGGTAAACTGAATGCAATGCCATTCAATACGTCGAATCCGATCTTGTACTATAACAAGGATGCTTTTAAGGCGGCGGGACTTGATCCGGCTAATCCTCCGAAAACCTATGATGAATTCGAGAAGGCTGCCAAAGCCTTGAGCAAGGACGGAAAATCCGGTGCATCCATCGCCATCTATGGCTGGTTTATGGAGCAGTTGTTTGCTAATCAGAATGCGGATTATGTGAATAATGGCAACGGACGCAATCAGGCGGCAACGGAATCGCTGCTGAATTCGGATGCAGGTGTGAAAACCCTGACTTGGTGGAAAAAAATGATCGACGAAAAGGTTGTATCTAATCTGGGACGTAACTCCGATGATACTGCCAAAGCTTTTTCCGCAGGGCAAATTGCCATGACACTGGATTCCACCGCTTCGCTGCGTAATATTGTGGAGCAGGTTGGCGATAAATTCGAGGTAGGCACTGGCTTTCTGCCAAGAGCGAACGAAGCAAAAGAAGGCGGCGTGGTTGTAGGTGGCGCGAGCTTGTACATCATGAACAACAAGCCTGAAGCCCAGCAAAAGGCAGCATGGGAGTTCATTAAATTCGTTGCTTCCCCGGCTGTACAGGCACAATGGAGTGTGAATACGGGGTACTTCCCGATCACCAAAGCAGCTTATGACGAGCAGGTACTCAAGGACAATATGGTGAAATACCCGCAATTCCAAACCGCTGTTGACCAATTGCACGCATCGGCGCAATCGATGGCTACACAAGGCGCAGTGATGGGCGTATTCCCGGAAGCGCGTCAAATCGTAGAGGGCGCAATTGAGGCCGTCTTGAGTGGACAGCAGCAGCCAAAACAGGCATTGGATCAAGCCGCACAAGAGATCACAGGCAAAATTGCGCAATACAATCAAACGGTAAAAAAATAA
- a CDS encoding carbohydrate ABC transporter permease, translating into MKRHLNSTLVYVLLTIAAALILYPVIYTFFMAVMSPEEASAYPPSFFPHSFHMANFTEVFEIVPIAAFIGNTFLISGLTMIGQLITASLAAYAFAKMEFKGKNFIFSMFVATMMIPWEVTIIPNYLTVRSWNWLDTYQGLTVPFLATAFGTFLLRQFFLQLPKELFEAARMDGCGHVRYFLFHVLPLSRPALGTLAVYSFLNMYNSYLWPLLITNSENMRTVQIGISMLEFQESTSWNLVFAGTALVILPSLLLLIFGLKQLVRGMAAGALKG; encoded by the coding sequence ATGAAACGACATCTTAATTCAACACTCGTGTATGTGTTGCTTACGATTGCGGCTGCTTTGATTTTATATCCGGTCATTTATACGTTTTTTATGGCTGTCATGTCGCCGGAGGAAGCAAGCGCCTATCCGCCGAGCTTTTTCCCGCATTCCTTTCATATGGCCAATTTTACTGAGGTGTTTGAAATCGTTCCGATTGCAGCGTTCATCGGTAATACCTTTCTCATTTCAGGCTTAACCATGATCGGTCAGTTGATTACAGCCAGCTTGGCGGCCTATGCCTTTGCCAAAATGGAATTCAAGGGGAAGAACTTCATTTTCAGCATGTTTGTCGCAACGATGATGATTCCTTGGGAAGTGACCATTATTCCAAACTACCTGACCGTACGTAGCTGGAATTGGCTTGATACTTATCAAGGGCTGACGGTTCCGTTTCTGGCAACAGCATTCGGAACGTTCCTGCTGCGACAATTTTTTCTCCAGCTTCCCAAGGAATTGTTCGAGGCGGCTCGTATGGACGGGTGTGGACATGTTCGTTACTTCCTGTTCCATGTGCTTCCGCTATCGCGTCCGGCGCTCGGAACACTGGCTGTGTATTCGTTCCTGAACATGTACAATTCGTACCTATGGCCATTGTTGATCACGAATAGCGAGAATATGCGTACGGTACAGATCGGAATTTCCATGCTCGAATTTCAGGAGTCCACTTCATGGAATCTCGTGTTCGCGGGTACGGCCCTCGTCATTTTACCGTCACTGCTTCTGTTGATCTTTGGTCTGAAGCAGTTGGTGCGCGGGATGGCAGCGGGTGCACTTAAAGGTTGA
- a CDS encoding efflux RND transporter periplasmic adaptor subunit, protein MKAKKYTIYAVLIVLIAVGIYALTAFQKGGSSLSADESSSIPTAYVESDTLNASFKLAGRIDQMLVNEGDKVKKGQVLAHLESRELEDKVKQAQAALLAAQSNVSKAKAGVLQAQAGVGQAQATVSAAQAKKSQGTAAVGVTAQSSSSQIEQAQAASAAAKAKLDALKSGARPQELEQAQVSVKAAKETLDLTTKNLERAKKLQEAGAATQASLDQATLDHQQAEAKYNSASQQLNMVREGSRKEEITAAEAQYRQALAAVKEAQAGAGKVTLQQEDVKAAQASVEQAQSAVKAAQSTVEQAQSAVAGANAQVAQAEAALQEAQTYLSYTTLRASEDGIVKSKSLSLGEMASAGFPVYTIETSTQRWAKFYVPETSLNGLQAGDTVQVKLLSGGKELKGKVILLESAADFAIQKPSQSSGDKDVRSFGVKVALPDLAASVPTGSTVLFTGKGAQ, encoded by the coding sequence ATGAAAGCTAAAAAATATACGATCTATGCCGTACTTATCGTTTTAATTGCTGTAGGAATTTATGCTTTGACTGCTTTTCAAAAGGGTGGCAGCAGCTTGTCTGCGGATGAGTCTTCTTCCATTCCGACAGCTTATGTAGAATCAGATACGCTCAATGCCAGCTTTAAGTTGGCGGGACGTATTGATCAGATGCTTGTGAATGAGGGCGACAAGGTGAAAAAAGGACAGGTGTTAGCACATCTGGAAAGCCGTGAGCTGGAGGACAAGGTGAAACAGGCACAGGCGGCATTGCTGGCAGCCCAGAGTAATGTGTCCAAAGCGAAGGCTGGCGTATTGCAGGCCCAAGCGGGGGTGGGGCAGGCACAGGCTACCGTGAGTGCAGCTCAGGCCAAAAAGAGCCAGGGCACCGCAGCAGTCGGCGTGACTGCACAGTCTTCATCCAGCCAGATCGAACAGGCACAAGCGGCTTCGGCTGCCGCAAAAGCGAAGCTGGATGCCCTCAAGAGCGGCGCAAGACCGCAAGAGCTGGAGCAAGCACAAGTGAGTGTGAAGGCTGCCAAGGAAACGCTGGATTTGACCACTAAAAATCTGGAGCGTGCCAAAAAGCTTCAAGAAGCCGGGGCAGCAACCCAAGCCTCACTGGATCAAGCGACGCTGGACCATCAACAGGCGGAAGCCAAGTACAATTCAGCATCTCAGCAACTAAATATGGTACGCGAGGGAAGCCGCAAGGAAGAAATTACGGCGGCTGAAGCACAATACCGTCAGGCATTGGCTGCGGTGAAGGAAGCACAGGCAGGAGCGGGCAAGGTTACTTTACAGCAGGAGGATGTCAAAGCCGCACAGGCTTCGGTAGAACAGGCGCAATCCGCTGTGAAGGCGGCTCAATCCACGGTAGAGCAGGCACAGTCGGCGGTTGCAGGTGCCAACGCACAAGTAGCTCAGGCAGAAGCTGCCCTTCAGGAAGCTCAGACCTACTTGAGCTACACCACGCTACGCGCATCTGAGGACGGCATTGTAAAATCCAAATCGCTCAGCTTGGGCGAAATGGCCAGTGCAGGCTTCCCGGTCTATACGATTGAAACTTCGACGCAGCGTTGGGCTAAATTCTATGTGCCGGAAACGTCCTTGAATGGTCTCCAGGCAGGGGACACTGTGCAAGTTAAACTGCTGTCGGGCGGCAAGGAGCTGAAAGGTAAAGTTATTTTGCTGGAATCGGCTGCCGACTTTGCTATTCAAAAACCGAGTCAAAGCTCCGGTGATAAGGATGTACGTTCCTTTGGCGTTAAAGTAGCATTGCCCGATCTTGCGGCTTCGGTTCCGACAGGCTCCACGGTTCTGTTTACAGGCAAAGGGGCGCAGTAA
- a CDS encoding ABC transporter permease, with protein MQDQQERLRIRDVFREEWLSIFRDRRFMAILLITPIVYTILFGFLYSHQRITEMPVTVYDGDNSQLSRQIIQAFDATDSFAVTRQASNQEDVVRQVETGEAKVGIVIPDNFTTRLKHGENPPVLTLIDGSNMMYSNSASRIANQVISSVSAGVSVNSMKQKGMNADQAASTLSTIPFRSRVLFNPVYDYKLFMPLGVISAALQQCLLLGIALSCTRDKEAGTWGRFAAWKNTPWRLAIAKLTPYYVAGAFNVLTVFSISALSFDIPFRGQVLPLILVSLAFNFALCGLGFLFSLFSKTRVDATQTLMLIAVPSFMLSGYTWPLEAMPGFLRGVAEILPLTYFLDAVRNITLKGLDITFVFKDTIALGVIGCVSLLVSFAIYPLFFRQRQTADQHNDVSSQEGVTLKG; from the coding sequence ATGCAGGATCAACAGGAAAGACTTCGTATCCGCGATGTGTTTCGTGAAGAATGGCTGAGCATCTTCCGGGATCGACGCTTTATGGCTATTCTGCTGATTACGCCGATTGTGTATACCATCTTGTTCGGCTTCCTGTATTCTCATCAGCGGATTACCGAGATGCCTGTCACGGTGTATGACGGAGACAATTCGCAGCTCAGTCGTCAGATCATTCAGGCATTCGATGCGACAGATTCATTTGCCGTTACACGGCAGGCCTCCAATCAGGAGGATGTTGTCCGTCAGGTAGAAACCGGGGAAGCCAAGGTAGGCATCGTCATTCCGGACAATTTTACCACCCGGCTTAAGCATGGTGAGAACCCGCCTGTGCTGACCCTGATAGACGGCAGTAACATGATGTATTCCAACAGCGCAAGCCGGATCGCAAATCAGGTCATCAGTAGCGTGAGCGCCGGGGTTTCGGTCAATTCCATGAAGCAAAAGGGAATGAACGCTGATCAGGCGGCGTCAACGCTGAGTACCATCCCGTTCCGGTCCAGAGTGCTGTTCAACCCGGTATATGATTACAAGCTGTTCATGCCTCTCGGGGTCATTTCTGCGGCTCTCCAGCAGTGTTTGCTGCTCGGTATTGCTTTGTCCTGTACGCGGGATAAGGAGGCAGGGACTTGGGGGAGATTTGCCGCATGGAAAAATACCCCTTGGCGACTCGCTATTGCCAAGCTGACACCGTATTATGTGGCGGGAGCTTTCAATGTGCTGACTGTATTCAGTATTAGCGCCCTAAGCTTTGATATTCCGTTCAGGGGGCAGGTGCTGCCGCTGATTCTGGTGTCGCTGGCCTTTAACTTTGCCTTGTGCGGTTTAGGGTTCCTGTTCAGTCTCTTTTCCAAGACCAGAGTGGATGCGACCCAGACCCTCATGCTGATTGCCGTTCCTTCCTTTATGCTGTCAGGCTACACGTGGCCGCTGGAAGCGATGCCCGGCTTCTTGCGGGGGGTTGCCGAAATATTGCCACTAACGTATTTTCTGGATGCTGTAAGGAATATCACCCTCAAAGGACTGGATATCACATTCGTCTTCAAGGATACGATTGCTCTGGGCGTAATAGGCTGTGTGAGTCTGCTGGTGTCCTTCGCAATCTATCCACTATTCTTTAGACAGCGTCAGACGGCAGACCAACATAATGATGTATCTTCTCAAGAGGGAGTTACACTAAAAGGTTAA
- a CDS encoding TetR/AcrR family transcriptional regulator produces the protein MKNQTKEIIFNGALKAFSERGFNETNMEEIAKVCGIAKGTLYYNFKNKQDLYIYILKMGMERFVQDIREAMAQVPMDQVELRVLKLIQVHIDFIGREPDFCRLLVSKGWVSQEQHFNIRQVLADYFDFMEAEIDSGKLYGKISSKLDAKTTANCLFGIYIFAPMRSMVWGETMNLQEVRESIEVFVCNALGMQH, from the coding sequence ATGAAAAACCAGACGAAGGAAATTATTTTTAATGGTGCGCTCAAGGCTTTTTCCGAGCGTGGCTTCAATGAAACCAATATGGAGGAAATCGCCAAGGTATGCGGTATTGCTAAAGGGACTCTGTATTACAACTTCAAAAATAAACAAGATCTGTACATTTATATTTTGAAGATGGGGATGGAGCGCTTTGTTCAGGATATCCGTGAAGCGATGGCTCAGGTTCCTATGGATCAGGTAGAACTTAGGGTTCTTAAGCTGATCCAAGTACATATTGATTTTATTGGGAGAGAGCCAGACTTTTGCCGTCTATTGGTTAGTAAGGGATGGGTTTCGCAGGAACAGCATTTTAATATCAGGCAGGTATTGGCTGACTATTTTGATTTTATGGAAGCGGAGATTGATTCCGGTAAGCTTTACGGGAAAATTTCGAGTAAGCTGGATGCGAAAACGACGGCAAACTGCTTATTTGGTATTTACATTTTTGCTCCGATGCGGTCGATGGTTTGGGGCGAAACCATGAATCTGCAGGAGGTTCGCGAAAGTATTGAAGTATTTGTATGTAACGCGCTGGGTATGCAACATTAA